The genomic interval CCTCTGCCACTCTTCAGTTTCTTTCTTGTTCAGTGCTCCAAACTGTATAGTGTCTTCCCTGTGGGTCTTCTAGCAAGGTTTCATTTTGCCATCACTGAAATTGGAACAATTTTTCCTCCATTCCACCTAAATTATTATTGGAACGGCTATTAACATGGTAATTTTGGGTGTTTCTCTTATCtttatgtgttcatgttggAGTTGAACATTTCCACCAAATCACTACCACTAAGAAAAatggctctgtgtgtgctttttataCATCACAGgcagaaaagacaaatgatgaATCTAAATGCACCTTgcatagaaaatagaaataatgatAGTATatcactactttttttttttaactttttaatttgtgttgtaTACAGGTGTGCAGAATGGAACTGTGACCACATGTTCCTCAGCTACGACACCCACATCTCAGCCAAGCCTCAGCTGCTCACCCTCCGGCTCATCCTCAATGCCCAAAAAGTCATCACAGACCACCACAAAAGTGAGTGTCCATTTGTGTTTCTGACCCTCAAtcatattattttaaaataacagaGCATGAGGAGAATTTCCCCTTATTGTGGTGTTTTTTGTATGAAGAAGAAAGGGCTGAAGCGGAAGGAGGACACCTTCAGTTTGAGTGATTCATCAGAAAGCAAGAGGAGTCGTGGAAGCGCAGGCCGAGCCACCATCAGTCCCACTAAGAAGGACTTTGAAGAGAGCGAATTGCCGCATCCAGAGAGTGATCAGGGCGGACTGAGCGAACAGCTCAAGTACTGCTACGATATCCTGAAGGAGATGCTGTCAAAGAAACACGCAGCCTACGCCTGGCCTTTCTACAAGCCCGTCGACGCTGAAGCTCTGCAGCTACACGATTACCATGACATCATCAAATACCCCATGGATCTCAGCACTGTTGAAGTACGAactgtgtatttacatgtacaaatacattttctctgtggttcatgacatttttatgaTGGATGTCATCTTTGCTAactacttttttaaattttccaGAAAAAGGTGGATGGAGGAGAGTACCAGGATGCTCAAGGCTTCGCTGCAGATGTTCGGTTAATCTTTTCCAACTGCTACAAGTACAACCCTCCACATCATGATGTTGTCACCAAGGCCAGGAAactccaggtgtgtgtgaatgattaAACTGAATAATTGAAGTTCTGTTTTTTTaggtatttttctgtttcacccTATTCTTCTTTCGTCATTGTGTGCGCATGTTTGCTTTAGGGTGTGTTCGAGAAGAGGTTTGCAAAGATACCAGACGAGCCAGTGGAGATGATTTCACTAATGAGTTCCATGTCCACTAAGAGCGCAGGTTTTAGTGCCAACAGCTCCTCCAACTTCGACAAATCAGACTCAGCGGAGGAGCGTGCCACCCGCCTTGCTGAGTTTCAAGAGCAGGTGGGTGCAGAACAGGTGGGTTTCTACACATATCTCCAACCCAGAGTCTTGTTATTTAACATCACTGGCTGCTACTCCAAACCTTTTTCTCAGACATTCAGATGGACAGCAGCCTTAGTTACTATCTGCTTTTCCTGATGGATTCATTAACCTCCTGTTTAATGATCTATTAAAGCTTTTCCTTAAGGACGCTGCTGTAGCTTACACACACTACCTGTAAAAACCTTCTGTATGCTgtgaaatacaatgaaaatatagcTTCTGTATAAGTTCAAATCTCACCACAAGTTAGTTGAAGTTTTTCTTAATTTCCACGCGAGATGATGAAATTTTGAGAGAGATTTGATGCGCGATGAGATTTGAACTGTTAACACTACAGTGATCTGACCAGCACTCTGCCAGGACCTTACGACATCATTTGCAAAAATATTCCTGTCACCTTATTTTCTATCTGTAAAATATATAGCATagcatatattatatatttttcttcagttgtttGACTGATCAAATCATATGCTGGCACACGGCTACAACTTACTGGCTCCCACCTCTTTTATTCTCGGTGCTTTTGTTGGTACTTATTTTAATGCTTCTATGTGGCGCCACACTAGCCCATTTTTGTTGACTCTGCCCAGCTTAAAGCTGTTCATGAACAGCTTGCTGCGCTCTCTGAGGTCCATGCGATAAAACCAacgaagaaaaaagaaaaggacaagaaagaggacagctggaaaaataaaagcagcacaagTTCCAGGTAGGACGTTTTACATGAACTTTATTTTCATAGCATGTCGTTTCCATATAGAGATATTTTGACTGCTTTTGTCTCTCGAATTTCAGGCAGGCGTGGCAGAGAAGCGAAGACTGGGATTCAGACGATGATTCTCTGCCGATGACATATGACgagaagcagcagctgagcCTGGACATCAACCGGTTGCCTGGCATGAAGCTGGGCCGCGTGGTGCACATCATTCAGAGTCGAGAGCCCTCGATGTGCGACACCAACCCAGAGGAGATCGAGATTGACTTTGAGACACTGAAGCCGTCCACTCTGCGTGAGCTGGAGCGCTACGTGAAGTCTTGTCTGTACAAGAAGTTTAAGAAATTTCGAAGTAAGTATGAAGCTTTACTGCCATCTTtcttttgaattatttcatgTTCAGGTGCTAATTacccaaaaatgtaaatgccaTAAGCACCTGTAGTATTGAATTGGTGACGGTGCCTCCTTTACTTCCCTTCATccagagaaaaagcaaaacagtcAAGCTGCGACTCATcacggcggcggcagcagcagctcttcgGATTCTgccaccagcagctccagtggCTCCAGTTCAGAAAACAGTGACTCGTGacaactgaaatgtttttatttatttcttcttttgttaCCAAAAGAGATTCATgcttatttttgtattgttctATGTTCCCTATGTGGAAAATTTTACTTTGTATTCACTGTGGcttttctcactctttctttctaaaTCGCAATATCCGTCACTGGCGTTTCTTATCAGATGCGATAAATTCACATCATAGCTGGATGGCACGCTGTCGGGGCTAGGCCACATTTCATAACATCTGAGTTTCAACCAATATCCTGtctctgtcattcattttgttcatACTGTTTAATTACAGCGTAGGCCTTTTTCAAATTCGTCATAGCAATGCGGTCGTATTCTTTTAAACATCCAATTGTTGCACTAGACGGCTCACAGTGGCAGCTGAGGGCATGTCTGGAGTAGGGTCATTTAGCAACGAGGATCTCGTTATGAATATGATAGCACAATGCTGTGGCACGTGATTCCAAACAAAAAGAGATAAAGGATCTtgtggaaaacaagaaaacaacctCTAGCAAGCTGCAAGGTTATGAGGGCTGCTGTTTGGGACTGTGGCATGGATACTCACCTTGATGGTGGGCAGTATCTTCAGTGCTTTACCCAATCTTTTCTCTATGCTCTAGCAATTGAAATACTGTCAgtgaacctttttttaattttaattttaattttattttttttgctgggCTTCTTTCTCACAGTTGCTGTTTTACTTGCAATGTCCAGAGCTGCAGCTAAAATGTTTGTTGCAGGTGagaggatttttgtttttcacaattttactGAGACCTATGTTACTAAGGACAATCAGTATAATGCAACATTCACTAAGACAGTATCTTccatttaaatgtttgcttATTATCAGAAGCAACTCTTTGCAGGTCTAACATGCTTCCTCATGAAAATGATGTGCTGTAAATCAGAATGATTCCTCATTTCACTGATGAACATTGAACaccttttctgtattttattcgGTTTAGTACTTAATGCTTTTCCACAATTAGAGTTCTGccttaacattaaaaatgttactTACATTTATTTCTTGACCTCTGTGATTATTGTTCCAAGCAGAacagtaaataaacagtttaacAATCCTGCAGAATTAACCTTTGTAGAGGGCCACACCagtgttttgcatgttgtgGTCCATTTACTATAAATGACTTGTACTGAATATTTCCAGcatgatgtcatgttttaattgttttgttccCTCCATCCAGGCTTCGTCACACTGCGGTGTGAAAGACAAcatgcagagacttgaaacttgagTTCAGTAATCCATCAAAGTGAACATCATGTCCGCTGTTACTTACGTCGCCCACAGTTTCGTTGCGTTTATAACAACAATAAGGTAATTTAGACAAAAGTCAGAGAAGAATTTCCTAACTCATGTTTCAAGTCTCAGCAATTAGGGTTTTTATTCAGTATGAACATGAAAACAACCACCTGGAACCTGGAAAAAATCATGTTCAAAACTCTGAAACTCCTTGAAAGAACTGTCTACACGGGGAATGTAATTTGTGGTAAATGATCCCCAGcataaaatgaaacactgaaatggCCCCTTATGTAATGtgagcttttttattttaactatttttaaGTATTTGTCTGCTGCTGATATAAAGTGACTCAGTTTTAGCAAATTGTTTGTATTTAgcttcatctagtgccacccATTTAGGCCTTGTTTTCTCAGTGGGAAGGACTgacaacttgtgtgtgtgttgtaagaAAATGTATGTACTTTATTATGTCTGTACATATTTATCATTGTTTTTAAGCCTGTTGCTTGTAATAAGATCCTAACATTTAACGTTTTTGCTAACCTGGGGTGAGGCACTTGCAGCGTGTtaggtttattttttgttaataaAATTAAAAGCCCAAAAGTggtgttgtgtttatttaacagaACAGGTGTAAAATACCATTAAGTTTGTGCCCTTTAGCGAACAGCATGCTGTACGGTGAAAGAAAGCCCTCTTGCCTGAATCATTTACTCCACATTGAGCTGGGCCTACCAACTGCTCTGCAGAAACTGGCATGCACCCAAAGCTGACCAGTTCAAACAGCTGGTGCCTCCACCAGCTTACGCCCCATCGGATCTCATTGCTTAACTTCTTTCAGCGTGGCCTAGGAGCACTGGAGATGTGTAGTCAGGGTTGTTTGTGTCAGAGGACCACGGTACTCAAGCACATATTGGCAGAGAGAAGATGAGGGTGCACAAGCTGGATGTCTGTGGCTCAACACTGCTTGCAGTTCAGTCATCAACCAGGAGATGGCCATCATGCACCATCCTCAGCTTTATTATGAttacttttcatgttttttgtatttaagaaCACACTGCAGTTGGAATGGGTTATATAGCCTATATTCTATGCAGTTCTTTTTATCAGTGTCATGTGTCAATGCACTTTATATCACCTCATAAGAGAAATGCAGCTTAAAGTGATATTCATTGAGAggaaacaactgaaaacaatttTAAAGAAAGGTACATTATCCAAGTACTTAGGCATACTAAAGGCCCTTTTTATGAAACAATGGAAAATGATACATAAGGTCTCCAACATCAGTGCTGGAGGCAAAAAGAGGAAGCTCCCACTGCACGCACACTGGGACCATTCATCATTTCCACTTTCACTCCAGCCCACCTTGCTGTCCTTgctctgtgcatgtttgcagGGGAGTGGAGCTCTTTGTGTGACCTGTATTCCCATCATGCCACATGGAACATGCCACTCTGCTCCCCCCTCAACGACCTTGGGCCATGATTGATCAATGCCACAACTTCAATGACAACTAGTCATTTCTGCCACTTCTGGCCATCACTCACAAGCGTTTCCATCCAATGttaaaaagaccacacacacacatgcaactcTCCAGACACATCACGTGAGGCCGTGTTTGCGTTGATTTATGGAACGcatgcttttcattttcttttcaccacCTTGTTGAAGAACATTCAGCAATAAATAGAGACTCAATGAATGTGGCCGCACGATGTCAATTTGAATCAAGGTATGTGCAATGGACTGCACATGTATGCACTTTTGTTCAGTAAACGATTTATGCTAATGTGACATATATCAAGAATCTTAATTGCAAATTAGCTGATACTGTTCTCGATAAAGTGagagcctctttttttttaatatgctcAAATTGTAACAAAATACATGGTGCTTATTAATCTATTTTAAAACTATTACTTATCCAAGAAGGGAAATTGCTGAGTATGTGATTTTGCAGCACTGCACTGCatcacattcacatacagtatgtacatatatTCACTTCTGACCATAAGCTTATACTCAGCATCATCACTGGATCAGCTAGGGCAGCCTGGTCGCAGCCCTGTTCCTCTAACCTTTAGGCCTGTTGCTTTACCCTTTAGGTTACAGATGTACCCCAGTGCCTCGTGTTCATATGCCGCATGTGTTTTCCTTGAATGTTATCAGTTGGTTTTCAGGAGAGTGCACGGGGGAATTACTGTTGTACTGACTTAAAAGAAAAAGGCCATAACAGGATGTTCCAGCAGCATCtagttgaaatgttttgaccTTCAGTTATCTGTCTAGACAGGATTTACAGAGCACACGTTCTCTCTTCttttgacaaaaacagtttttcaaATTGGATACAGCTTCACTTATTGTCATAAGTGAACGCTTATTGGTAAAACCGCAGCCTGGTACGGTTGGCAATTTGAAAGCTCCTCTGAAACTATGAGGGGTTAAGATCCTTTCTCTTCAGATTGGAAGATAGGAACAAGCAACAGCTTTCTCCAAACTTTCAGCTAATGCTaccgtttcttttttttcccctccaaccTGCTCTGGAACTGGTATGAGCATGGTAACACAGTTCCCCCCAGAAAAGGGCCTGCTTATATCATTTATAAGCCATATTTTAGGCTGATGGGGCCGTTCAAAAGGTCTTTAAAGGTTAAGTGATCTCATGGCTCCATCGGCCAAACTCAAAGACCATTTGTACGTCACAGAATGCATTGTACAAAGGACATTGTCATCAGCCATTCACCCAGCTCTCCCATTTCTATATGCCGCAAGATTACAGAGCTTTGTCAGAATTAGGTAAGGTTTGAGTTAAGTTTGGAGCCCAGAAGACTGAGGTGAATTCAGGGATAAACAGCCAGCACAAAACCGCCTCAGGCTCCCCTGGTGGTCCTGTCCACCACACTGAATAGATGTGTGAAACTGCAGGAGATGGGAAGGAGTCCCACTAGGTctaaactaaactgaaatgCTCAAACCACTTGTTCAGACATCTTGAATGAGTCTAATTGAGGCTTGAAGTCCAACTGGAATTTTGCTTACAGGCTCTCTTGTGTGTCTTTCCATATCCCTGCAAACTCTGCAACCAATGGATAAAGCTTTTCCGCCTGGGTGTGAAAGACCCTGAATTGTTTGACCATGAATGAAACACTGTCCGTGTCAAGGACATCAGTTAGTTGTAGGCTGTGCTGCTCTATTTTATACCTGGAGATAAATTAGCCAAATGTGTTTTACGTCCCAGTGGAAATCTGAAGGTGGGAAGGGATGACTGAGTTGAGAAAGTAATGAGACATGACAAAGAGGGTTTAAGAAACAGGTGGCATATTGATGTTAAAGACAATTAAGTGATTAATTGACCAAGtgtgattattttattaacaaGGACTGACATTGGGAAATctaaggaggagagagagagagattgggaAAGGAACAAATACCAAATTAAAgaagtgaacaaaataaaagccaattccaaaaaaaaaaggaataaacaaAAGCTGTTATGAGTGATGGAGGCCAGGGGTTGGATCAGTATTCATGGGCAACATGGATAGTTGTAGAGGGCATCTAGGATCAAGGTGTGTAGATGATTGCGACCAGAGAGAACGAGAACGTAAGTAAAGCCTTGACCTGTTAGCTTAAACCTGAAATGTTAGCTCAGACTTGAATTAACTAATTTTTCGGCCACTTGGgagcagcggaaacaagctgtaaacccAACACTGACATAGCCTTTTAAGTTCATGTGGCAAACTTGTTacaaaacagctgcttatttataAATCAAGCAGAtatgaagcaacattagcattcatttggagcttAGTCCAATATTCCCTTTTCTTGCAGCTCTGTTTTGCCCTCCATCAACCCCTCagggaaatatgtggctctttagctggtAAAGGCTCCACtatcttcaccagctagtctctaactttgTTTGTGCCGGTATTTGGTGCGGGaccatggatgtataaagagaaCTGAATACAGTGTCAGAGGTGGGCCCCCCCGTCCATTCCTATGAAAGTTCGACTTCTGGTTATGAAATTATCCAGATCTTCCACATAGCTTCCGCACTAGCTTTTCTTTTAACCCCGCCTCCCAACCGCTCAGTCTCTGATGCACCTTCATTATGCCTAGGAAAAGAATGATTTGGTTCTTAGTGAATTTTACAAGTTTTAGGACATGATGATTTAAATAAGTGTTCGTACTGGGAAGTTGATGTCCCTCAAAAAACTTCACAATGCAAGCCTttaagaaaatgtctttttgggCCAGTGTGCATCATGTGACGGACCAGGAAGTTGTAATTACACGGTTTGACCACTCTGTCAAATTGGCTTCAAAACCCGGTGCACTTCCTGCGGGCTTCTGCTGGGAAGGTAGTATATAGTAGGTTTTTCCAGCTTTTTTGCAGAAAACAGCCGCCTCCTGTGTCTGAAAATGATggtgatgagagcagtgagagtcaACCAAGTAACATTGCTGgcagtgaaaccaaaacaattagctgacAGACGCTAAAACGCACtgtagagctgaagggaactgcagagttggtggtTATTCTGTGTCACTACAAGCAACCCCATTCATGTAGTTctgtgatccattgttaatgtcaacaagccattataatattataatattcatattaatgAATCAGTCTggcattattttatttcagttatatTATTGTTACTGTTAACATGATCCTATACCATCttacaaataaagtttaaatacataatgtttaattttagCTCATCTCTCTCAGTGGTAGTCATAAACACTGGCAGTTTtcctattaaaacacatcaggtCCAAATAGCAGAACATCTTAGTTTTATGTTAATCCTTCAGGCATGGTCTATCAGTAACTGTATTTGGAGTGGTCTGTACACCTGAGAGTGTGGGCGTGTGGTGGTGGGGTTATTTACATTAAAGGGGTACCCCCGCCCATTTAGTATTGCACATCATGTTGGGACTTGCAAGAGATAGCAGAAGATACCTTAAAAGAAGATACAAATCAAGGCAGCAAGGCTGACATATCATGACTCTTAGTCTcgatcctacatttcccacaatgcagctTGATAGTGTTATCCACTCTTCTCCTGGTAAATGcccacgtctttcaaactcTACGCCCCCAGTTTGAAATGctggctttctgttaaaaatgtgacaGTGCAGTACTTGTTGTGGACTGCCCCTTTAAGAAGAATTAAAATTCTTTTcaatttttaaaaattaaattcTCTTCAGTGTGAGCAGACTACCCAAGTACACCTGCCAACAGTCAAACTCTACATAGATGTTAGAAACTCCTCTCTGTTCACCGCTTTGACCACAAGACATCCCCCTGAGCTCCGCTGTACCAGAGCGATGTGTGCTAACCTCACACAATCACACGGACAGTGTCATTGCGGACAGCTCACACGGCTAGTTAAGGCAGAACATGGTTtattagtgttgtttttttggtttgaactgtccctttaatcCCCTTGTTCCAGCAGCCCGTGCAGTGCGCGCTTCATCCTTCAGAGGGCGCGTCCGCAACTCCCGGTTCAAAAACATTCCCTGAAAAGTCGCATTCTTGGAGTATGGTGCCACTTTAACAAAGTGTGGACACGCCATTCAGCCCTCACCTGGCGCACGAGCGTAATCGGCACGTGCGAGCTCGTTAAACCTCCCGGGTCGACCACGCGAGAAGACCGGGGACGCTTTTCCCCTCCTCAGGATTTGTGCTGCTCGGGGTCGGGAGTTGGGACCGCTAAACGTCTCCGTCCGAAAGGGAAacgaggagagggagagcgagagacgGCATGAACGGAAGGGAGGCAGAAATCACTGAAAAGCAAAGCCGTGTCCACGCGTAACGCTGTGTTTTTTGGGCGTGCGTCAAGGCGCCAAACAAAGTAACGTCAAGCGGATAAATGTAAACAGTGGTACATTTTCCCCCCTGGACACGTTTCCGCTGCCGGAGAGCGTTGTTTAGACTGTGTTGTGGGAAGAGGGGGACCCTGGCGCTGTGGAGAGACTTCTCTGTGTGctatctctttttctttatcgTTCGCTCTGGAAATTATGGGaagttcttgtttgttttttttgacgcTTCACTTCCGAGGAAACGTAAAAATGCAAATGCGGTAGGTGACTCCGGGTAACTAAACAGACTTGAAACGCTGCCCCCCGCGCCACCCCTCACATTGTACATAGCAGGCTGTGCTGTTTGGTTCACTGAAATGTGAGACAGCAGTGACAAACCGCTGCATCCAGCTGTTCTATTAGCCACTATTGTGACCCTCCATTCACGCCTATTGGATTGGATATGCGAGGAAAAGTTTTTAagaatgaagagaagaaaattCCCATAGCGCGTCTCCGTTTTCTGGTCACATCGCCGCCGCCTGCTGAACTGGATCTGTGGAAACGGTGTTgttattttggtctttttcacGCCTTCATCCTTCCCATGTTGTGGAGACAGCCGAGCTGAGCTGACATGCGCCCGGGATGGGGATATAGTGCCATGACCTACTGCGATTAACGCGCTGTTGTGAAATAGCCCGATTATCGAGCCGATAGTGAGTGATTAAGACATCCGGCGCAGGTAGGGGAACCGACCGTAGTGCCTGCCTGTGCGCCGTGAGCCCGCCGCGTTCCGCCCGCTGTGAACCAGTTCGAGGACTCGGGTTGCTTTGCGAGGAGAGCCTCCGGAGCCGATAATGGAGGAGTGGAGACAATGCGGGCGGTGGTTGATAGACTGCAAGGTCCTGCCCCCGAACCACCGGGTCGTGTGGCCCTCGGCGGCCGTCTTCGACTTGGCACAGGCCCTGCGAGACGGGGTGCTCCTGTGCCAGATGTTGCACAACCTCTCGCCGGGATCAGTGGACCTGAAGGAGATCAACTTCAGACCCCAGATGTCACAGGTGAGTCTGCCTCTGTGTAAACTTCAAAACCAGCAGATGATGGGTTGATGTGCACCCAAAGGCTATGTGTTGTGACTGTGCACACGCTCTTGCATTGCTCTGCTTCTCGT from Enoplosus armatus isolate fEnoArm2 chromosome 18, fEnoArm2.hap1, whole genome shotgun sequence carries:
- the LOC139301031 gene encoding bromodomain-containing protein 3-like, whose protein sequence is MSADTGPSPPQLVNPPPPEVTNPNKPGRRTNQLQYMQNVVIKSLWRHQFAWPFHQPVDAVVLGLSDYHTIITSPMDLGTIKKRLENNYYWCASECMQDFNIMFTNCYIYNKPTDDIVLMALALEKVFLQKVAHMPQGEVEIFPHAAKGKGKKSSSPGVQNGTVTTCSSATTPTSQPSLSCSPSGSSSMPKKSSQTTTKKKGLKRKEDTFSLSDSSESKRSRGSAGRATISPTKKDFEESELPHPESDQGGLSEQLKYCYDILKEMLSKKHAAYAWPFYKPVDAEALQLHDYHDIIKYPMDLSTVEKKVDGGEYQDAQGFAADVRLIFSNCYKYNPPHHDVVTKARKLQGVFEKRFAKIPDEPVEMISLMSSMSTKSAGFSANSSSNFDKSDSAEERATRLAEFQEQVGAEQLKAVHEQLAALSEVHAIKPTKKKEKDKKEDSWKNKSSTSSRQAWQRSEDWDSDDDSLPMTYDEKQQLSLDINRLPGMKLGRVVHIIQSREPSMCDTNPEEIEIDFETLKPSTLRELERYVKSCLYKKFKKFRKKKQNSQAATHHGGGSSSSSDSATSSSSGSSSENSDS